The DNA sequence ttaatttcaaaagtatattataaattaaatgaaaatttaaaaggtAGAGTATAATtaattcttaaaagaaaaaaaatctataacgGAAGGTAGAGAGATAAAAGGTAAGCAAGtgaatacatacatatataaaatacaacCTCCATCCGTTTTCAGGAGTTTGAGGGTGCTGCTACAGCAACCGCTCTTACTTCCCGCTTGCGGTTCCCGCTTGACGTGGAATGccaccttacttttttttttttttttttaaacatcatttacTTCCTTCTTCTTGGATAAACAAAACTCCTCCCCGATAGATCTCGTCTGGCACCGGTACCAGTCTGCAAGGCACAAGAGACCCATTTCCAGCGTTCTTTGTTGCGGCTCTCCTCCGTCCGACCTCCAATCCGAGAGGtagatttctttccttcttcctcaAACTAAACTACCTCtgttatttttggattttgcatGGTTTGATAGTGTATTTTGTACAGAGAATCCTACAAAGATAGCAGGTGGTGCCGCATTTCTTTGGATAGATGTTGGTGGTATCTCATAACCTTCAGAGAACAAATGATGCAAGCGTCTATGTGGAGATGTCATTGAGCATCTTTAAAAAACAGAGGCCACCCAATCGAGCATCTTTAAAAAACAGAGGCCACGACACAGATATTTGCATGAACCTTGGCCAAAAGCAGTTGATTGATTGAGGGTGGGGATCGGAGTGGAGgcaaataattatagtttttttttgttgggcgcaatattataattttttttgttagacgAACCTAGCACCTGCATCGCTCACCCTCAACTCCTTTCCCTCGACACTTGCATCGGCAAATTCACTCACGGCGGCAGCTTCCACCTCACCGTTTAGTCTTTGAGTATCCTCGCTCCAAATGCCAAGCACAAAGTTTGGCTCAAACCCACCTCGTTCCTATACGGGAACCAAGTTTTGAAAGCTAGGTTGGGGAGGATTACCGAGAATATTGCACCCGGTGACGGCGTCGTGGTGTTCTTCATGTTGGATGTGCCTCTGGGTTTTGGGATTGTCGCCAAGAGTACCCAAGATTGTAGAAAGCTGGACCCAAATGGGATTGTGGTGCTGCACCAGGCGGATATTGGGGAGTATTTGAGGATGGAGGATGAGCTTTGAGTTCTTGGGGGAGGACTTGTAGCtgatttgggatttttgggaggtttTGGCGAATGGGTCGGTGGTTTGTTGTGATATCTAAGGGTTCATGTAAGTGGATCTTAATTGATTTTGGTTAATATGAGGTCGAGTTAGGTGAgttttgattataaaaaaaaaaaaaaagggacgaACCAGCACTACAAAATGCAGGGAGAGgggagaggatttttgggaaggagagatggtttgaagaaggTAGCGTTTTCGTTTTTGGGAGGGAGAAGCCGGTAGGGCTTTTGAGAAGAAGAATGTAGATTTTTCGAGATGCAGGGAGGGGGGACAGAGAAGAAGGTATGTGTTTTCGAGAGGGAGAAGCAGCCGTTTTTGGGATGCAGGCATggcattttttaatctaattaaatCATAACACCTGGATGCCACATCAAGCGGGACACTCAAGCGGGAAGGAAGAGCGATGGGATTAGCATTTTCCTTGCATCAATCATTCGTTAGATCGACCGACAGTAAGGACAAGTGGAAGGAatcttttgtgttttaaataagaaaaatgatagaccaactttacaataataaattagaataatatattttttgaaattttaatttgacttttattttaatttgatgggtttaaatattcaaaaaatattatattattaagaatTGTAAATGGACGTAATTCGGTTGATGCTCTTTGTATAATATCAATatcacatttctttttttcgaGCAATATCTCAATCACATTCCAGTATTTACATTGGAAATactcaaattatatcatgtttttatttatttatttccacaTTATATCATGTTCTGCGACCATACCATCTAACAAAATATCATTCTCTGCCAAACTATCcgacaaattttattgaattaagatcaaaatataattagCAGTATTATCTTtactattttttacaaaaaaaataaaaataaaaattgagcaTAAAGTTTTGGATTGAGTATAGAAAAAAATTcgaaataatttagaataataaaattaaaaaatgatttcttacatattttaaatataaattcctaacaaaaattttaaataagaggCATTTGCtacatttttttcaagttcAGAAAAATTTTCTCCTTAACCGATTTAGAGATTTCGCACCCCCACACCCTACATGTCAACCGGGTTTACTAACTAGAGATTTGCTGGACATAAGTCGGAAGCCACAGCACAcctcacatattttttttttttccactcaaTACGTTGAGTGTCATGCTGAGGCTTCTAGTTGATGCACAAATTAATTCTTACTAACAAATGAATCATCCCCAAATTCaagtttctctctcctctctcgcCCGACACTTCCTTTgcctcctccctcttctctgtgAAGCCAAGCTGTAATCTTCTCTCTCGCCCTACAACTCCTCTCATCCCCTTTTCATCTCATCCGCTGCCCGTGCTTCATATCGGCTCGCTGGCCTTGTAGGAATATGGAATTGTACTGAGCCATTTTGACattcttgtttctattttttttcttcttttaacatCGATCTTTTTTCTTTGACGGACGGTCAGAACTTTCATCAACTTCATTTATGGTGTTTTGGTATTCGGCTTAATGGGTCGATTTTCTTGATGGGTTTTGCAGCACCGATCGAGGCTGTTCAAATTGTTATAGCTTGAATTTTGTGTTGAAAATTGAGACGCAGGAAAACATTCCCTTGAATTGGGTTTTTAGTTTATTTCTAAGAAAGTGGTGGCTTTAAGTTTTGACTTTGAGCACCTATTTTGAAGTGCAAGTTTTAGAGGTTTTTTATTCTTAGATTCAGAGCTTTCAATTTTGAAGTGCAAGtattttatgcaatttttttttttcccagagTTATATGATTACGCACACACTCCGCAGAATCATTTTGAAAAGGTGACATTTATTTTAGAACATTGCAGGGTGCATGATGATGTCTATGTTTGGAATAGCGATTGCTGATTACCCTAATCCCTTGGACCCTAACCGTCCGACCATCCACATTTCTAAAATCAAACATACATAATGGTTAAGCTTTGGTTTTCCCGTAAATTTTGATAACAGTTGTACAGAAACGATTCTCCATGATAgcattttgaattttaagatttataaaaattcatggttaaaattaaaaattatgtcaatctgcttcatccacttacccaaataaaactaaaattttgcAGCATCGAGTGTATGTATACACTCTATAAGTGTATTATAATTATCCTGAACCACATCTATAAGTGTAACTGATATCACAGAACGATAATTCACTATAAATGTATGTCACGAAACAAAAGATATAAATTGATGGGTGAAAATAGAACAAGATGGAGACAGGACTATGAATTTCTACCTTCCCGATCTACATCAATGCCAGTCAAAGAAAAGTGCTTCTGGAAAACAACTTCATCATAGGAGTcttcaactaatttaaatttcctctctttcttctcaaTGCATCCAGAAAGGATAAAGATATCTTCGCTATTTTGCTTATACAAGTCAAAATCTTgtctcatgcatatatatgtatgaaacaTTTCAACTACAACTAGTCCATCTCCTTAAAAAGTGGGAGATGGGTTGAGCAAAATTCCAATTTTTGGCACAATGACTCATACCTGTTTTGCTTTTAAACGAGTCCATGAATGCTTTGTGTTTGTCTTACTTCTGTAGCTTCGAACTATCTTTCTAACATCCTTTCTTATAGACAAGAAGGCAGAAATGACAGCTATTAACATCATTGGGTAGATATAAATTGCTCTCGCAGGATCTATGCTAGTTGATTTTCTCATAATGGCTTCCCTAACGAGGCCCCATAATATAAGAAGTGTACCAAAAAGGCTCATTCTCCCTGGTTTTAAAAGACCCAAAATTGCTCCTGCAATGGATAAATAACTCCCCGCAAGAACCTGGTGCAAGCAAAAGTGACTAATTAGTAGTTTCTAATTTGTAGAATTCGGTCTCTTTTGTTTAGTACGACTTCTTCTTCACCAAGAAGTGCAGTTAGTTAGTTCATTTCAAGCTGAGTAGCCCTCCTTTTCGCCCCATTTCATTTGTTGGCCCCCGAGAGGAGAGAAGAAATCTCTGCTTCATGAGTTATTGTTCACATCCTATTGTACTATTTGATCTTCCctatattttcttaaacataAATTCTTCCTGattgagtcttttttttttttttttccaaaaacccTGCAACTTTCTTTTAGGACAATCATGTATAGTGCAAAATACGATCGTCCGTTCTTTATTTGAGGATAGTTTAGAAgtcacatgattttttttttttttattggcactgggtgtccaggaacagcgtCCTGACTAATCTTGTGAGTGCACAGGCCCACAACAAGAAGTTTCCGACAAGTCATCTTGGGTAATTCAATGAgaaaatcccccagtccgatggcctctagagattgtttgcacacAACGgaaatttgaaccttagacttggggGGGGCATACCCCAAatcccaaggcctttaccacttgagtcaacccTTAGGGGATTACATGAAATAAAGTTTCCACGAAGTCATTGAGGGTGAAGCAACCTGCAACTCAGTAGTGGCAATTACTCCGACTGAAATTTCAGAAGGAACTGGGTCtccttataaattttcaaaacttcagtCAAATTTTCATTTGCTCTTGCTTACGGATAGCGCAACATGATATATCGACAATGTGGTGAATCATACTTAAAATAACTAAAGCGAACAAAAATTAATGCcacatttgaattcaaaacccacttcaactcatctcaacttatcattagctttttaaatttccacacaaaatataataaacaattcaactttttcaaatcccaaaacaactttcccaaatttccacacaaaatataataaacaattcaacttttattctactattcacaaatcatctcaactcatctccgAATCCAAACCACTCTAACTCTAACTCTAAAGCCTTGAAAGAAACAGGTGGCCTAGTTATAACTTGAAATCTTATGAGGAAACCCCTAAAGTGAAGCCCCCTTCACTCAATTCATTCTGATTGATGCACAttcttttagtaaaaaaaaaattcttacatGGACTTGGCGTCTTACctttcatctttttcttaattaaaaccTTCTTGTAATGAATAATATTCCTTTTTGGTTtcacattatttattattttgatagcAATGAAGGTAATGGTTCTCATGACTAACTACAATCTTTCATATCCACAATGTGTTtttaacaaatcaaataattatgtagttatcatatttatttaaagcaAATATATTAATTGCCCAGCTCGaggaaaattctaaattctTGAATATTAAGCAAGGGTAAAAGAGTACTTTAAAAAATACCGACCTCTATGCGCTGGAGATCAGATGTTGCAGGAGCTGCCTTCACATTGGTGAACTTATATAACTTTAGCAAGTTGTTGAAGTTTGGGCTTGGCTTGTTGTTAAAGAAAGCATTTGCAATGGCTCCTGGATAGAGCAGAGCCTTCACTACAACTTCGGGAAAGAGTTCACTCGCAATCAATTGTGAGCATGTCACTTGTAGAGGTGTTCTGCATATTCCAGAGTTACACGTGACCCTGGAAAGCAAAGAGAACAATATGTAAACTATCTTAATGATTATTCACTGCTCTTTTTAAAATCTTGGGATAGCAAAGCTTTGTTACTCTCTGGTGTATTTCTAACTAATGGAGAATTCACAAATCTAAAAGCTTTGTTACACATGTAAATTCATTCTTTGGAACCAGACTCTTCTACTGGTTTTTGGCAATGTTGCATCACACTACAAATGGATCAAACAATTGAAGGCCAGTCAAATTCATTAGACATGTTTGACTTAGCAATCTTAcatcttttatgttaaaaaaaggaACATACATACATCTTTTGATGTTACGCCTCTCTTCCTTTCATGCGTGTGAGATGAAACCCTCTTAAATCATCGTAGGTAATATAAGCGAAAGAAAATGCCCTATGAATTTTAAAATCCGCAAGTTCTCGCATATGGGGAAACAGTCGAGGATGAGAGGGAGAGATCTATAGAGGAGAGAATATACTGTTAAGCAAGATGATGCGTACTtttctgaaataaaataatggctTAGTTTCCATAGATTCGTCAGAAAGATGTTAgaattcatcaaattcaaatgaaaaaaataaataaatagggcaTTGTCTATGCCGTCGAAACATATGGAGAAAAAAGATCGCATCCTGACTCCCGAGACAGAGAAGCTGATGCATGCATTTTGCGATTTCAACTCTGTTAGTGCAAAATTTCGCTTTCCTCTTAAATGGGTATTTGAACCAAATCCATCGTTCTCGTAATCTAAAAGATGTTTGGGAAAAGTACAGCCGTTTACCTGAAAAGTGGAACTtgaaagatgatgatgaggaaaTATATGCAAGAAGCAACGGAGGATATGAAACTTGCCCATTCCCTTGAAGAAGCCATAGCCGGGAATTTATTAAATGGACTTTTCAGAGAGCCCACCAAGGGTAAGGGGAAAAGGGATGGAAGTTGGCGGTGCAAATTTCATGGAAGTTATTATTTTGGAGACGAGGACCCCACAATTTGCGGATTAAATTTTGGATGTAAAGTCGTAGTCCCCTGGATTTTCACTTGATAATTGCGATACCCTTCGaagtttgaagttttgaactAGTCCTTTTCCAGGAGaatgctacttttattttcattttgaaaagtTATTCGTCGCATTCTTGTCCAGCTATAATTAAGTTATTAGAAGTGctgcatatataaaaaataaataataaataaaaacttataataataataataaatttacaatcagACATGACTTCTTATAATacgtttagtttattttatgataaaaataattttataatctaacgtctcatatcaatttatgaatttacttttgtgatatctatttgtgactaaagcttttttctaaagttatttctcagtatcattaattattaataagaaGTGTTTTAACTACAAataaatcttacaaaaataaatttaacatattatatgaaatcatatatgtttataaaagtTTATTGGATATTTTTGTGGCTAAAGCATTTCAAAATAGTGTACTATATAATACCACTCAAAGCATTAATCTTGCTTAATGTAGCCCAGGATTGTGCATAAAAGGCGCTAG is a window from the Juglans regia cultivar Chandler chromosome 7, Walnut 2.0, whole genome shotgun sequence genome containing:
- the LOC109015427 gene encoding uncharacterized protein LOC109015427, whose translation is MASSREWASFISSVASCIYFLIIIFQVPLFRVTCNSGICRTPLQVTCSQLIASELFPEVVVKALLYPGAIANAFFNNKPSPNFNNLLKLYKFTNVKAAPATSDLQRIEVLAGSYLSIAGAILGLLKPGRMSLFGTLLILWGLVREAIMRKSTSIDPARAIYIYPMMLIAVISAFLSIRKDVRKIVRSYRSKTNTKHSWTRLKAKQV